One genomic segment of Bacteroides caccae includes these proteins:
- a CDS encoding helix-turn-helix domain-containing protein, translated as MENNPELQLAWQFIENTGTHLFLTGKAGTGKTTFLKRLREHTPKRMVVLAPTGIAAINAGGVTIHSFFQISFAPFVPETTFNSAQIQYRYSQEKRNIIRSMDLLVIDEISMVRADLLDAVDATLRRYRNREKPFGGVQLLMIGDLQQLAPVVRDSEWSLLRNYYETPYFFASRALRETTYMTIELEKVYRQNDTFFLSLLNKIRENKADDEVLNELNRRYQQGFQPPKEEGYIRLTTHNNQAQQVNDRELASLPGKPYHFRAEVTGTFPEYTYPADEILTIKEGAQIMFLKNDVSLEKRYYNGMIGEVVAVNDSEIYVKEKGSEEDFLLLPEEWGNYKYVLNEETKEITEVIEGTFRQYPIRLAWAITIHKSQGLTFERAIIDARNSFAHGQTYVALSRCKTLEGLVLESPLRKEAIISDSVVDNFTKEVERNKPGNKQLSDMQKAYFFDLLSDLFNFYSLEQAYKRLLRMLDEDLYKLYPKLLTEYKLLEPHIKEKIVEVAHRFRNQYTRLINESEDYASDQELQERIRSGAVYFHKELEPIRVLFAKTNIPLDNRELRKQLNERLQALDDALWIKESLLKAMCVQPFIVAEYLKLKAKVMLSLEDNSSSPSPTAKTLRERKERVERTRSSFTKVKVEVPTDILHPELYRTLSEWRTEKTRETNMPAYVIMQQKALMGIVNLLPDTPQALEAVPYFGAKGVEKYGLEILGIVRKYMRENQVKRPEIKEIFLPEKSKRGEKKEPKKDTKQMSYEMFCKGMSMEEIAKSRDLVTGTIATHLEHYVRMGKIKLEQVVAVEKIEKIRRYQQKNENSGVAGIKAALGDEVSYADIRFVFAADDARR; from the coding sequence ATGGAAAATAATCCTGAACTACAACTTGCTTGGCAGTTCATTGAAAATACAGGCACACACCTGTTTCTTACCGGAAAAGCCGGAACCGGAAAAACTACATTTCTAAAACGATTGAGAGAGCATACCCCCAAACGCATGGTCGTATTGGCTCCGACGGGTATTGCAGCAATTAACGCCGGAGGGGTGACGATTCATTCTTTTTTCCAGATATCTTTTGCTCCATTTGTGCCGGAAACGACTTTTAACTCTGCGCAAATACAATACCGATACAGTCAAGAGAAACGTAACATTATCCGAAGCATGGATTTATTAGTGATTGATGAAATCAGTATGGTACGTGCGGATTTGCTAGACGCAGTAGATGCGACTTTACGTCGTTATCGCAATCGCGAAAAGCCTTTTGGAGGTGTACAACTGTTGATGATTGGAGATTTGCAGCAGTTAGCTCCTGTTGTGAGGGACAGCGAATGGAGTTTGTTGAGGAATTATTACGAAACGCCTTATTTTTTTGCCAGCCGTGCATTGAGAGAAACGACCTATATGACAATTGAACTGGAAAAGGTATACCGTCAGAACGATACTTTTTTTCTTTCTCTGTTGAATAAAATACGTGAGAACAAAGCAGATGATGAAGTGTTGAATGAGTTGAATCGGCGATATCAGCAAGGCTTCCAACCGCCCAAAGAAGAAGGATATATCCGTTTGACAACACATAACAATCAAGCACAGCAAGTAAATGATCGTGAATTGGCTTCTCTACCGGGAAAGCCTTATCATTTTCGAGCTGAAGTGACGGGGACTTTTCCTGAATACACATATCCCGCAGATGAAATTCTCACTATTAAAGAGGGTGCCCAGATCATGTTTCTCAAAAATGATGTTTCTTTGGAAAAACGGTATTATAATGGTATGATCGGAGAGGTGGTAGCCGTTAATGATTCTGAGATATATGTGAAAGAAAAAGGGAGTGAGGAGGATTTTCTGTTGTTGCCGGAGGAATGGGGAAACTATAAGTATGTGTTAAATGAGGAAACGAAGGAAATCACTGAGGTGATAGAAGGAACATTCCGTCAATATCCTATTCGATTGGCATGGGCTATCACGATACATAAGAGTCAGGGATTGACATTTGAACGTGCAATTATTGATGCACGCAATTCCTTTGCGCATGGACAGACATATGTAGCTTTGAGTCGTTGTAAGACTTTGGAGGGCTTGGTATTGGAGTCTCCATTGCGTAAGGAGGCTATTATTAGTGACAGTGTGGTTGATAACTTCACAAAAGAGGTGGAACGGAATAAACCGGGAAACAAGCAGCTAAGTGATATGCAGAAGGCTTATTTCTTCGATTTGTTGAGTGATTTGTTTAACTTCTATTCCCTCGAGCAGGCTTATAAACGGTTGCTTCGTATGCTGGATGAAGATTTGTATAAACTTTACCCTAAATTACTTACCGAATATAAGCTATTGGAGCCTCATATTAAGGAAAAGATAGTGGAAGTTGCCCACCGTTTCCGCAATCAGTATACACGTTTGATTAATGAGAGTGAAGATTATGCTTCGGACCAGGAGTTGCAGGAACGGATTCGTTCCGGTGCGGTGTATTTTCATAAAGAGCTGGAACCTATTCGTGTTTTGTTTGCAAAGACTAATATACCTCTTGATAACAGGGAGTTGAGGAAACAACTGAATGAACGTTTGCAAGCGTTGGATGATGCATTGTGGATTAAAGAGTCCTTATTGAAAGCTATGTGTGTGCAACCTTTTATTGTTGCTGAATATTTGAAATTGAAAGCTAAGGTGATGTTAAGTCTTGAGGACAACTCTTCTTCTCCTTCTCCTACCGCTAAAACATTGAGAGAGAGAAAAGAACGGGTAGAACGTACACGTAGTAGTTTTACAAAAGTAAAAGTAGAAGTTCCTACGGATATTCTGCATCCGGAGCTTTATCGCACTTTATCGGAATGGAGAACAGAAAAGACGCGTGAAACCAATATGCCTGCTTATGTCATTATGCAACAGAAAGCATTAATGGGCATTGTAAATCTTTTGCCGGATACTCCGCAAGCTTTGGAAGCTGTACCTTATTTTGGAGCGAAAGGAGTGGAGAAATATGGACTTGAAATTTTGGGGATTGTCCGTAAGTATATGAGGGAGAATCAAGTGAAACGACCGGAAATCAAAGAGATATTTCTTCCGGAAAAAAGTAAGAGGGGAGAAAAAAAGGAACCGAAGAAAGATACGAAACAGATGAGCTATGAGATGTTTTGTAAGGGAATGAGTATGGAGGAGATAGCTAAATCACGTGATTTGGTGACGGGAACAATTGCTACGCACTTAGAACATTATGTTCGTATGGGAAAGATTAAACTGGAGCAAGTAGTAGCTGTAGAAAAGATAGAGAAGATTCGTCGGTATCAGCAAAAGAACGAGAATTCCGGAGTGGCAGGAATAAAAGCGGCGTTAGGAGACGAGGTCTCCTATGCCGATATCAGATTTGTATTCGCAGCCGATGATGCTAGGCGTTGA
- a CDS encoding LysO family transporter, whose amino-acid sequence MFSIISTMFLGIGIGYVLRNWTILQKTEKTISLTIFLLLFILGVSIGSNSLIVNNLGKFGKQAIILAISGVLGSLIAARLVLQLFFKKGGEQ is encoded by the coding sequence ATGTTTTCTATTATATCTACCATGTTTCTAGGAATCGGAATCGGCTATGTATTGCGTAACTGGACTATTTTACAAAAGACAGAAAAGACGATTTCTCTTACAATATTCCTCTTACTCTTTATACTTGGCGTATCTATCGGATCTAATAGTCTGATAGTAAACAATCTTGGTAAGTTCGGTAAACAAGCAATCATTCTTGCCATATCGGGTGTATTGGGAAGCTTGATTGCTGCCCGGCTGGTTTTACAACTATTCTTCAAGAAAGGAGGCGAACAATGA
- the atpA gene encoding F0F1 ATP synthase subunit alpha: protein MSENIKVSEVSDILRKQLEGINTHVQLDEIGTVLQVSDGVVRIYGLRNAEANELLEFDNGIKAIVMNLEEDNVGAVLLGPTDRIKEGFIVKRTKHIASIRVGESMLGRVIDPLGEPLDGKGLIGGDLYEMPLERKAPGVIFRQPVNQPLQTGLKAVDAMIPIGRGQRELIIGDRQTGKTAIAIDTIINQRTNFLAGDPVYCIYVAIGQKGSTVASIVNTLREYGAMDYTVVVAATAGDPAALQYYAPFAGAAIGEYFRDTGRHALVVYDDLSKQAVAYREVSLILRRPSGREAYPGDIFYLHSRLLERAAKIINQEEVAREMNDLPESLKGIVKGGGSLTALPIIETQAGDVSAYIPTNVISITDGQIFLETDLFNQGVRPAINVGISVSRVGGNAQIKAMKKVAGTLKIDQAQYRELEAFSKFSSDMDPITALTIDKGRKNAQLLIQPQYSPMPVEQQIAILYCGTHGLLRDVPLNNVQDFERSFIESLQLNHQEDVLDVLRTGVIDDNVTKAIEETAAMVAKQYL from the coding sequence ATGTCTGAAAATATTAAAGTAAGCGAGGTTTCCGATATATTGCGTAAACAGCTCGAAGGTATTAATACCCATGTGCAGCTTGACGAAATCGGTACGGTGCTTCAGGTGAGCGATGGTGTGGTGCGTATCTATGGACTGCGGAATGCCGAGGCTAACGAGTTACTGGAGTTTGACAACGGCATTAAGGCTATCGTGATGAACCTTGAAGAGGACAACGTGGGTGCTGTGTTGTTGGGACCGACTGACAGAATCAAGGAAGGCTTTATTGTGAAGCGTACCAAGCATATTGCTTCTATCCGCGTAGGAGAAAGTATGTTGGGGCGTGTCATTGACCCGCTGGGTGAACCGCTCGACGGTAAAGGCTTAATTGGTGGTGATTTGTATGAAATGCCGTTGGAACGCAAAGCGCCGGGAGTAATCTTCCGTCAGCCTGTCAACCAGCCGTTGCAGACAGGACTGAAAGCTGTGGATGCCATGATTCCTATTGGGCGTGGACAACGTGAGCTGATTATCGGTGACCGTCAGACAGGAAAGACGGCCATTGCGATTGATACGATTATCAACCAACGTACCAACTTCCTGGCAGGGGATCCTGTATATTGTATTTATGTGGCTATCGGTCAAAAAGGTTCTACCGTGGCTTCTATTGTAAATACGCTCCGTGAGTATGGTGCTATGGATTATACCGTTGTGGTAGCTGCCACGGCTGGCGATCCGGCTGCATTACAGTATTACGCGCCGTTTGCAGGGGCTGCTATCGGCGAATATTTCCGTGATACCGGCCGTCACGCGCTAGTGGTTTATGATGACCTTTCCAAGCAGGCGGTTGCCTATCGTGAGGTCTCATTGATCCTTCGCCGTCCGTCCGGACGTGAGGCTTATCCGGGTGATATCTTCTACCTGCATTCCCGCTTGTTGGAACGTGCGGCTAAGATTATCAATCAGGAGGAAGTGGCGCGCGAAATGAATGACCTTCCCGAAAGCCTGAAAGGTATTGTGAAAGGGGGTGGTTCACTGACTGCCTTGCCTATCATTGAGACGCAGGCAGGAGACGTTTCGGCCTATATTCCAACGAACGTGATTTCTATCACTGACGGACAGATATTCCTCGAAACGGACTTGTTCAATCAGGGTGTCCGCCCGGCTATCAATGTCGGTATCTCTGTATCCCGTGTAGGTGGTAATGCTCAGATTAAGGCGATGAAAAAAGTGGCAGGAACATTGAAGATAGACCAGGCACAGTATCGTGAATTGGAAGCATTCTCCAAGTTCAGCAGTGATATGGACCCGATTACGGCATTGACAATTGACAAAGGGCGTAAGAATGCGCAGTTGCTGATTCAGCCTCAATACAGTCCGATGCCTGTGGAACAACAGATTGCTATCCTCTATTGTGGTACACATGGTTTGCTCCGTGATGTGCCATTGAACAACGTGCAGGATTTTGAACGCAGTTTCATCGAGTCTCTGCAATTGAATCATCAGGAGGATGTGTTGGATGTATTGAGAACGGGTGTTATTGATGATAATGTGACTAAGGCTATTGAAGAAACTGCTGCTATGGTCGCTAAACAATATTTGTAA
- the atpB gene encoding F0F1 ATP synthase subunit A — MKQLRNILTPLVLLCLLAAGFPVFAQEQEEAAPKMQDEMTSKEEKENTVDVKEIVFGHIGDSYEWHITTWGKTHITIPLPIIVYSSTTGWHTFLSSRLEENGGSYEGLSIAPEGSKYEGKLVEYNAAGEQVRPWDISITKVTFALLFNSVLLLVIVLSVAHWYRKRPRGALAPGGFIGFMEMFIMMVNDDIIKSCVGPNYRKFAPYLLTAFFFIFVNNIMGLIPFFPGGANVTGNIAITMVLAICTFLAVNIFGTKHYWKDIFWPDVPWWLKVPVPMMPFIEFFGIFTKPFALMIRLFANMLAGHMAMLVLTCLIFISASMGPALNGTLTVASVLFNIFMNALELLVAFIQAYVFTMLSAVFIGLAQEGAKVKAEEK; from the coding sequence ATGAAACAGTTGCGTAACATATTAACCCCGTTGGTGCTGCTCTGTCTGTTGGCAGCCGGCTTCCCTGTTTTTGCACAGGAACAGGAAGAAGCGGCTCCGAAGATGCAGGATGAGATGACTTCTAAAGAAGAAAAAGAGAATACGGTTGATGTGAAAGAGATCGTGTTCGGGCATATCGGTGACTCATACGAATGGCATATTACGACGTGGGGTAAAACACACATTACTATACCATTACCTATTATTGTTTATAGTAGCACTACAGGTTGGCATACTTTTCTATCTTCGCGTCTTGAAGAGAACGGGGGTAGTTATGAAGGGCTTTCCATCGCTCCCGAAGGAAGTAAATACGAAGGTAAACTGGTAGAGTATAATGCAGCCGGAGAGCAAGTGCGTCCGTGGGACATTTCTATCACAAAGGTGACATTTGCTTTGCTGTTCAACAGTGTGCTGTTGCTGGTGATTGTATTGAGTGTAGCCCACTGGTATCGAAAACGTCCTCGCGGAGCGTTGGCACCGGGAGGGTTCATCGGATTCATGGAGATGTTTATTATGATGGTGAACGATGATATCATCAAGAGTTGTGTCGGTCCCAATTATCGGAAATTCGCTCCATATCTGCTGACAGCGTTTTTTTTCATCTTTGTCAACAATATAATGGGATTGATCCCATTCTTTCCCGGTGGGGCGAATGTGACGGGAAATATTGCGATCACAATGGTACTGGCTATCTGTACGTTCCTTGCGGTTAATATTTTCGGAACCAAACATTATTGGAAAGATATTTTCTGGCCGGATGTACCCTGGTGGCTGAAAGTTCCTGTGCCGATGATGCCTTTCATCGAGTTTTTCGGGATCTTCACGAAACCGTTTGCATTGATGATTCGTCTTTTCGCCAATATGTTGGCAGGACACATGGCAATGCTGGTGCTTACTTGCCTGATTTTCATCTCTGCAAGTATGGGGCCCGCACTGAACGGCACACTGACCGTGGCTTCCGTACTGTTCAATATCTTTATGAATGCGCTTGAACTGTTGGTAGCTTTCATCCAGGCATACGTGTTTACAATGCTTTCGGCAGTGTTTATCGGACTGGCACAAGAAGGCGCGAAGGTGAAGGCGGAAGAAAAATAA
- a CDS encoding lysine exporter LysO family protein — translation MKGSLIVILFFCVGCIMGALNKFQFDTHTISMYILYALMLQVGVSIGSNKNLKTIISHLHPKMLLIPLGTIIGTLLFSALASILVSQWSVFDCMAVGSGFAYYSLSSILITQFKEPSIGLQLATELGTIALLTNIFREMMALLGTPLIKKYFGKLAPISAAGVNSMDVLLPSISRYSGKEMIPIAILHGILIDMSVPVFVSFFCKF, via the coding sequence ATGAAAGGAAGTCTGATTGTAATATTATTCTTTTGTGTAGGCTGTATCATGGGAGCTCTCAATAAGTTTCAATTTGACACGCATACTATTTCTATGTACATACTATATGCGCTAATGCTTCAAGTAGGAGTTAGCATCGGTTCCAACAAAAATCTGAAAACAATCATTTCACACCTGCATCCCAAGATGTTACTAATTCCGTTGGGAACTATCATCGGAACATTATTATTCTCTGCTTTGGCAAGCATACTGGTAAGTCAATGGAGCGTGTTCGACTGTATGGCAGTAGGAAGCGGATTTGCCTATTATTCACTCTCTTCCATTCTTATCACCCAGTTCAAAGAACCGTCTATCGGACTGCAACTTGCCACAGAACTAGGCACAATCGCCCTACTGACTAATATCTTCCGTGAAATGATGGCACTTCTCGGCACTCCGCTTATCAAAAAGTATTTCGGAAAATTGGCTCCTATCTCTGCGGCAGGAGTCAATTCCATGGATGTATTATTGCCTTCTATCAGCAGATATTCGGGAAAAGAAATGATTCCGATTGCTATACTACACGGCATTCTCATTGATATGAGTGTTCCGGTATTCGTTTCTTTCTTCTGCAAATTCTAA
- the atpF gene encoding F0F1 ATP synthase subunit B, with protein sequence MSLLLPDSGLLFWMFVAFGIVFVILAKYGFPIIIRMVEDRKVYIDQSLEVAREANAQLSKLKQEGDALVAAANKEQGRILKEAMEERDKIVHEARKQAEIAAQKELDAVRQQIQVEKDEAIRDIRRQVAVLSVDIAEKVLRKSLQDKEAQMGMIDRMLDEVLTPNKN encoded by the coding sequence ATGTCATTACTATTACCTGATAGTGGCCTGTTGTTCTGGATGTTTGTCGCATTCGGGATTGTGTTTGTGATATTGGCAAAATACGGTTTCCCTATCATCATTAGGATGGTGGAAGACCGTAAAGTCTATATCGACCAGTCTTTGGAGGTGGCAAGAGAAGCCAACGCACAGCTCTCCAAACTAAAGCAGGAGGGCGATGCGCTTGTGGCTGCCGCCAACAAGGAACAAGGACGCATCTTGAAGGAAGCAATGGAAGAACGTGACAAGATTGTTCACGAGGCCCGTAAGCAAGCCGAGATAGCCGCACAGAAGGAACTGGATGCGGTGAGACAACAAATCCAGGTGGAGAAAGACGAAGCTATCCGCGACATCCGTCGTCAGGTGGCTGTGCTTTCTGTCGATATTGCCGAAAAAGTGCTCCGTAAGAGTCTTCAGGACAAAGAAGCTCAAATGGGCATGATTGACCGTATGCTGGATGAAGTATTAACCCCTAATAAGAACTAA
- a CDS encoding F0F1 ATP synthase subunit delta — protein sequence MEVGILSMRYAKAMIEYAQEKGVEDKLYQEFLTLSYCFCAQPGLREALDNPVISTKEKLALVCTAADGNGKSTREFVHFITLVLRNRREGYLQFISLMYLDLYRKLKHIGVGKLITAVPVDKETEDRIRSAAAHILHAQMELETVVDPSIEGGFIFDINDYRLDASIATQLKRVKQQFIDKNRRIV from the coding sequence ATGGAAGTCGGAATACTCTCAATGCGATATGCCAAAGCGATGATTGAATACGCACAGGAGAAAGGAGTGGAGGACAAGCTCTACCAAGAGTTCCTCACACTGTCTTATTGCTTTTGCGCCCAACCGGGTTTGCGCGAAGCACTGGATAACCCTGTTATCTCAACCAAAGAGAAATTGGCGCTGGTATGTACGGCTGCCGATGGCAACGGTAAATCCACCAGAGAGTTTGTCCATTTTATTACTTTGGTACTGCGAAACAGGCGTGAGGGATATTTACAGTTTATCAGCCTGATGTATCTGGATCTTTACCGGAAACTAAAGCATATCGGGGTAGGCAAACTGATTACGGCTGTTCCTGTGGACAAGGAGACGGAAGACCGTATCCGCTCCGCAGCAGCGCATATCCTGCATGCGCAAATGGAACTGGAGACTGTGGTAGATCCGTCTATCGAGGGCGGATTCATCTTCGATATTAATGATTATCGACTGGATGCAAGCATTGCTACGCAGTTGAAGCGAGTAAAACAACAGTTTATTGATAAGAATAGGAGAATTGTATAA
- a CDS encoding F0F1 ATP synthase subunit gamma: protein MASLKEVKTRINSVKSTRKITSAMKMVASAKLHKAQGAIENMLPYQKKLNKILTNFLSADLPIESPYIRAREVKRVAIIAFSSNTSLCGAFNANVIKMLLQTVSEYRTLGQDNILIFPIGKKVEEAVKRMGFQPGEIPPTLSDKPTYQEASDLADLLMKMYVAGEIDRVELIYHHFKSMGVQILLRETYLPIDLTRAVEEGKELEKQKEEEREVVNDYIVEPSAEQLIADLIPTVLSQKLFTAAVDSNASEHAARTLAMQVATDNANELIQDLTKQYNKSRQQAITNELLDIVGGSMQ, encoded by the coding sequence ATGGCTTCACTGAAAGAAGTAAAAACCAGAATAAATTCGGTTAAAAGTACCCGAAAAATCACTTCAGCAATGAAGATGGTGGCTTCTGCCAAACTACATAAGGCACAAGGAGCCATTGAGAATATGTTGCCCTATCAGAAGAAGTTGAACAAGATTCTGACTAACTTTTTGAGCGCTGATCTTCCGATAGAGTCTCCTTACATACGAGCACGGGAAGTGAAGCGTGTGGCGATTATTGCTTTTTCTTCGAATACATCACTTTGTGGTGCTTTTAATGCAAATGTCATAAAGATGTTATTGCAAACTGTCAGCGAATACCGTACGCTGGGACAGGATAATATTTTGATCTTTCCCATAGGAAAGAAGGTGGAGGAAGCTGTGAAGAGAATGGGATTCCAGCCAGGGGAAATACCTCCGACACTTTCCGATAAACCAACTTATCAAGAAGCTTCCGACCTGGCGGATCTTCTAATGAAAATGTATGTGGCGGGAGAAATTGACCGTGTGGAATTGATTTATCATCATTTTAAATCAATGGGTGTGCAGATTCTACTTCGTGAGACTTATCTGCCTATTGACCTTACACGTGCAGTAGAAGAAGGTAAAGAACTGGAAAAACAGAAAGAAGAAGAACGTGAAGTTGTGAATGACTATATAGTAGAACCTTCTGCTGAGCAATTGATTGCCGACTTGATACCTACTGTATTAAGCCAGAAGCTCTTTACTGCTGCTGTGGATTCTAATGCTTCCGAGCACGCAGCACGTACATTAGCAATGCAAGTAGCTACGGACAATGCCAACGAATTGATTCAAGACCTTACCAAGCAATATAACAAGAGTCGCCAACAGGCGATTACGAACGAATTGCTGGATATTGTGGGTGGTTCGATGCAGTAA
- the atpC gene encoding ATP synthase F1 subunit epsilon — protein sequence MKELHLSIVSPEKSVFDGDVKIVTLPGTIGSFSILPGHAPIVSSLKAGTLSYTTLDGEEHTLDIQGGFVELSDGTVSACVS from the coding sequence ATGAAAGAACTGCATTTGAGTATAGTGTCGCCTGAAAAGAGCGTATTCGACGGAGATGTGAAGATAGTCACATTGCCGGGTACGATCGGGTCGTTTTCCATTCTGCCGGGACATGCGCCTATCGTCTCGTCATTGAAAGCGGGAACATTAAGTTATACCACGCTGGACGGGGAGGAGCATACACTTGATATTCAGGGTGGTTTTGTGGAATTGAGTGACGGGACGGTTTCTGCCTGCGTTTCGTAG
- the atpE gene encoding ATP synthase F0 subunit C, with protein MLLSVLLQATAAAVGVSKLGAAIGAGLAVIGAGLGIGKIGGSAMEAIARQPEASGDIRMNMIIAAALIEGVALLAVVVCLLVFFL; from the coding sequence ATGTTACTATCAGTATTGTTACAAGCCACTGCAGCAGCAGTAGGAGTAAGTAAATTAGGTGCAGCTATCGGTGCAGGTCTTGCAGTAATCGGAGCAGGTTTGGGTATTGGTAAGATTGGTGGTTCGGCTATGGAAGCTATTGCGCGGCAGCCGGAAGCATCAGGTGACATTCGTATGAATATGATTATCGCGGCAGCCTTGATTGAAGGTGTAGCCTTGTTGGCGGTAGTAGTATGTCTGTTGGTGTTCTTCCTCTAA
- a CDS encoding SDR family oxidoreductase: MRNILIIGANGFTGRQLLKDLSAHKQYNVTGCSLHSDIFPALENTKKYRFIEVDIRNEASVKELFKAICPDVVINCSALSVPDYCETHHEEAYLINVTAVEQLAHLCKEYQSRFIHLSTDFVFDGKINERTGQLYTEEILPAPVNYYGFTKWKGEEKVADICSNYAIARVEIVYGKALPGQHGNIVQLVMNRLKAGQEIRVVSDQWRTPTFVGDLSDGIQRLIENTANGIFHICGDECLTIAEIAYQVADYMKLNRALIHSVTTEEMQESTPRPRFSGMSIEKARTILGYNPRKLKEVLLDWNSI; encoded by the coding sequence ATGAGAAATATATTAATCATCGGTGCTAACGGATTCACCGGACGCCAATTACTGAAGGATTTATCTGCCCATAAACAATATAATGTGACCGGCTGTTCCCTGCACTCGGATATCTTTCCAGCTTTAGAGAATACAAAGAAGTATCGTTTCATTGAAGTTGATATACGGAATGAAGCGTCCGTAAAAGAGTTGTTCAAAGCAATTTGTCCGGATGTAGTTATCAACTGTTCCGCTTTATCTGTTCCCGATTATTGTGAAACACACCATGAAGAGGCTTACCTCATAAACGTTACCGCGGTAGAACAACTGGCACACCTTTGCAAAGAATACCAAAGCCGTTTCATCCATTTATCCACTGATTTCGTATTTGACGGAAAGATAAATGAGAGAACCGGACAGCTATATACAGAAGAAATACTCCCCGCTCCTGTCAACTATTACGGATTCACCAAATGGAAAGGAGAAGAAAAAGTTGCCGATATTTGTAGTAATTATGCCATTGCACGTGTAGAGATTGTGTATGGAAAAGCACTGCCCGGACAGCATGGAAATATCGTTCAATTAGTAATGAACCGTTTGAAAGCCGGACAAGAGATTCGTGTTGTATCCGACCAATGGCGCACGCCAACTTTTGTAGGAGATCTATCAGACGGGATACAACGCCTGATAGAAAATACGGCCAACGGAATCTTTCATATCTGTGGTGACGAATGTTTGACTATTGCAGAAATAGCTTATCAGGTAGCAGACTACATGAAATTAAACCGCGCGCTCATTCATTCTGTTACGACAGAAGAAATGCAAGAATCCACTCCCCGCCCGCGTTTTAGCGGAATGAGTATCGAGAAAGCACGAACAATACTCGGATACAATCCGCGAAAACTAAAGGAAGTCCTTCTGGATTGGAACAGTATATAA